Proteins encoded in a region of the Pangasianodon hypophthalmus isolate fPanHyp1 chromosome 21, fPanHyp1.pri, whole genome shotgun sequence genome:
- the tpm4b gene encoding tropomyosin 4b isoform X3: MALNSLDSVKRRIQALQQQADEAEDRAQLYQRELDEERDLREKAEGEVAALNRRIQLIEEELDRAQGRLGTALQKLEEAEKQADESERGMKVIENRAMKDEEKMEIQELQLKEAKQIAEDSDRKYDEVARKLVVIEGELERAEERAEVSELKSGDLEEELKNVTNTLKSLEAQAEKYSDKEDKYEEEINLLNEKLKEAETRAEFAEKTVSKLEKTIDDLEDELYNQKLKVKAICEELDNALNDMTTL; this comes from the exons ATGGCTCTGAACTCGTTAGACTCGGTGAAGAGGAGGATCCAGGCCTTACAGCAGCAGGCGGATGAAGCTGAGGATCGAGCCCAGCTGTACCAGAGAGAGCTGGATGAAGAACGGGATCTGCGCGAGAAA gctgagGGTGAAGTGGCTGCTCTGAACCGCAGGATCCAGCTAATCGAGGAGGAGTTGGACCGAGCCCAAGGGAGACTGGGCACCGCGCTCCAAAAACTGGAAGAAGCAGAGAAACAAGCTGATGAAAGCGAGAg aggTATGAAGGTGATTGAGAACCGTGCTATGAAAGatgaggagaaaatggaaatTCAGGAGCTACAGCTTAAGGAGGCCAAACAAATTGCTGAAGATTCTGATCGCAAATACGATGAG gtGGCTCGTAAGCTGGTGGTCATAGAGGGTGAGCTGgagagagcagaggagaggGCAGAGGTTTCTGAACT CAAAAGCGGAGATCTGGAGGAGGAACTTAAAAATGTAACTAACACCCTGAAGTCCCTTGAAGCCCAGGCTGAGAAG TACTCAGACAAAGAAGACAAGTATGAGGAAGAGATCAATCTTCTCAATGAGAAACTGAAAGAG GCAGAGACACGTGCTGAGTTTGCAGAGAAAACTGTATCCAAACTGGAAAAGACTATTGATGATCTTGAGG ATGAATTGTACAATCAGAAACTAAAAGTGAAGGCGATTTGCGAAGAGCTGGATAACGCCCTAAATGACATGACTACCTTATAG